A window of the Stigmatella aurantiaca genome harbors these coding sequences:
- a CDS encoding immunoglobulin-like domain-containing protein: MLILGTTVTGGASSREAQAAANLGYPATVVTPEQWRAMTPEQFQQYAGIIIGDAACQGGESAFQAAVDNRNIWGAAVDGDVVISGSDATNNGTPQFIENIVSSIVSKQIDSRTGMYISLGCAYQDAAPGTPVPLLEPFGSFTVAGTGCYANGGHIFRMYPGTLSDGLYGNDGALNGTGGCTTRVVFSSYPDKTFAPVAIAVDESYSLPGAREYWDYLMEDPDNAKNFIGTPYILTQGAMAFTSGCGQGSEPTAMCDLSPEGNGKPATPGYPADGTCSFSCQQQWCGDGHVDGEQGEECDEGYFNGRTRDASGTIGACTAFCKIPTLDTESPPEALCKNLELVADLTCGADGNVNNGSWDPDENLVGCRQSPIGPYGPGTTTVTLTCMDTEGNTDSCTATITVLDQNKPTLTLVGNNEHLECAPGTYADPGATAADVCEGDLTGKIAASGTVNPGAVGQYELTYNVEDSSGNAATPVKRTVAVSDTKAPTLALKGLANDIAECASPYADPGATASDVCAGNLDAAITQTGSVDTAALGTYAVKYNVQDPEGNKAPEISRIVQVKDTLKPVVTVNGPLTQKFECGSGEFNDEGATANDACAGALATDQNAVVNPNQPGAVTITYSATDPSGNTGVSATGRTVTVEDTLPPTLTLAPGPQGLECGDAYTDPGATANDQCAGNLTASIQKTGSINNKQLGAQKLTYKVSDASGHSITADRTVTVSDSLKPVVTVTGELNAKIECGSGPFNDPGATANDACEGVLPAVPNETVDPSVPGAVTVSYKATDSSGNVGVSATGRTVTVEDTLAPTLALKPGASTLECGNPYADPGATANDQCYGDLTGAIQKTGSINPKQLGDQSLTYTVQDPGGRTAGPVTRTVKVNDTLAPALTVQGPANQTFECGSAYVDPGATANDACEDDLTGEIVSTRTPVPGQPGAFTISYSVKDSSGNEASAPAARTVKSDDNTPPVLALQGPAVQALECATPYADPGAIASDVCTDDINDRITVTGTVNPNVPNSYTVTYNVTDIAGLSAPAVTRQVNVSDTQKPVVTVTGPGAVNIECGGDGFNDPGATANDACAGVLPAVPSTVVNPNQPGAVTVTYSATDPSGNTGTSATGRTVNVQDTLPPTLALKPGASTLECASPYVDPGATANDQCAGDLSNAIVTTGTVNNKQLGSHVLGYSVTDPSGRTASASRTVDVSDTLAPVINVTGPLETTFECGSPYVDQGATAEDACAGAVPVTSNQVGDTSSPGSFIISYSAQDPSGNSVTAPVTRKVTVNDNEPPTLALRGAATEALECGNPYADPGAVASDVCFGDVTNRITVEGTINNKLLAAQTLTYKVTDPAGQSAPPVTRTVNVGDSLAPVITVTGPLAATIECGGGSFNDPGATADDKCIGPVPAVPTAVVNPGAEGTYSIKYMAQDTSGNSAISDASRIVTVADTLPPTLALNGPAAVGLECATPFADPGATANDQCAGDVSNRIQTSGTIDNKQLTAQTITYSVTDLGGRAAAPVSRTVTVSDTLAPTLALNGGATETFECGADYVDPGATANDLCAGQVSDRVVPVRTQVPGGFTITYSVTDPSGNSAAAPVTRTVKSADNTPPVLALNGPTNLALECGNPFTDPGAVAEDVCDDNLNITVTGTVNPAVPADYTLTYNVTDSAANAATPVTRTVSVQDTQAPTLALNGPATVGLECATPFNDPGATANDLCAGDLSDTVVRTGTLNEGAVGNYTLTYTVADSGGHTAAPVSRTVAVNDTLKPVVTVNGPATLAVECGDDGFNDPGATADDACAGTLPAVPSNTVNPNVPGAVTITYSATDPSGNVGVGNTGRTVTVEDTLAPELALVGPANQPLECGTPYNDPGATANDQCAGDLTGAIQATGNINNKQLGAQTVTYTVQDPGGRTAAPVSRTVTVGDTLVPAITVNGPLDQAFECGSTYVDPGATANDLCADDLTANIVATRTPIAGQPGSFTISYSVTDPSGNTATSANSRTVRVEDNTPPMLALTGPATQALECGSPYVDPGATALDACVGDLTGAITRSGEVNPNVPNTYTVIYNVSDPSGQSAPPVSRQVNVSDTLPPVLALNGPATLGLECATPFIDPGATANDQCVGNLNDAIVTTGTVNTMQLGNHVLGYSVTDPSGLTASATRTVGVSDTQAPVITLKGPLSDTYECGGQYIDPGATAADACAGDLTGHIVATRSPVPGQPGSFTITYSVQDPSGNKAVAPVTRIVREGGIQVRLSDFNVFLFEDYTLGSDVEGRVAAGGNISMKHFSVGWELPSSDTAPVLVAGGNLSLTQGGVWGDAAYGGTYSASNVTYVRGAPSKSTPVDFPTRSAEVRKLSTQLDSLPTNGLTRRETWGGLMLTGSSQDVNVFSVNASDLSSTVLLSIDAPSGSLAVLNIHGTSAKLAGGHVFSGGIDQQGVLFNFVDATSINAQGYGLWGTLLAPNAHVNFTNGSFDGGIYAKSLSGNAEGHLNPLRERVICNGPSFIAQLGRQ; the protein is encoded by the coding sequence GTGCTGATTCTCGGCACCACCGTCACAGGGGGCGCGTCCAGCCGTGAGGCGCAGGCTGCGGCGAACCTCGGCTATCCGGCGACGGTGGTGACCCCCGAGCAGTGGCGCGCGATGACGCCGGAGCAGTTCCAGCAGTACGCCGGCATCATCATCGGTGATGCGGCGTGCCAGGGCGGCGAGAGCGCCTTCCAGGCCGCGGTCGACAACCGCAACATCTGGGGTGCCGCGGTCGACGGCGACGTGGTCATCAGCGGCTCGGACGCGACGAACAACGGCACGCCTCAGTTCATCGAGAACATCGTCTCGTCCATCGTTTCCAAGCAGATCGACTCGCGGACCGGTATGTACATCTCGCTGGGCTGCGCCTATCAGGACGCGGCCCCGGGAACGCCGGTGCCCCTGCTGGAGCCCTTCGGCTCATTCACCGTGGCCGGCACCGGCTGCTACGCCAATGGTGGACACATCTTCCGGATGTACCCGGGGACTCTGTCTGACGGCCTCTACGGCAATGACGGCGCGCTGAACGGGACCGGCGGCTGTACCACGCGTGTGGTGTTCAGCAGCTACCCGGACAAGACGTTCGCGCCGGTGGCCATCGCCGTGGACGAGAGCTACTCGCTGCCCGGCGCGCGTGAGTACTGGGATTACCTCATGGAGGACCCGGACAACGCCAAGAACTTCATCGGGACGCCCTACATCCTGACGCAAGGCGCCATGGCGTTCACCTCGGGCTGTGGCCAGGGCTCTGAGCCGACCGCCATGTGCGATCTGAGTCCTGAGGGCAACGGCAAGCCGGCGACGCCGGGCTACCCTGCCGATGGAACGTGCTCGTTCTCTTGCCAGCAGCAGTGGTGCGGCGACGGCCACGTGGACGGGGAGCAGGGTGAGGAGTGCGACGAAGGCTATTTCAACGGCCGTACCCGTGACGCCAGCGGCACCATCGGTGCCTGCACCGCGTTCTGCAAGATCCCCACCCTCGACACCGAGTCGCCTCCTGAAGCCCTCTGCAAGAACCTGGAGCTGGTCGCGGACCTGACGTGCGGCGCGGACGGCAACGTCAACAATGGTTCGTGGGATCCGGATGAGAATTTGGTGGGCTGCAGGCAGAGCCCCATCGGTCCGTATGGACCTGGCACCACCACCGTCACGCTGACGTGCATGGATACCGAGGGCAACACCGACTCGTGCACCGCCACCATCACGGTGCTCGACCAGAACAAGCCCACGCTGACCCTGGTGGGCAACAACGAGCATCTCGAGTGTGCTCCGGGCACCTACGCGGATCCTGGCGCCACGGCAGCGGATGTCTGCGAGGGGGACCTGACCGGCAAGATTGCGGCGAGCGGCACAGTGAACCCGGGCGCGGTGGGCCAGTACGAGCTGACCTACAACGTGGAGGACTCCTCGGGCAACGCGGCCACTCCGGTCAAGCGGACCGTGGCGGTGTCCGACACGAAGGCGCCGACGCTGGCGCTCAAGGGGCTCGCCAACGACATCGCCGAGTGCGCCTCGCCGTACGCCGACCCGGGCGCTACGGCCAGCGACGTGTGCGCGGGCAACCTCGATGCGGCCATCACCCAGACTGGCTCGGTGGATACCGCCGCGCTGGGCACCTACGCGGTGAAGTACAACGTGCAGGACCCCGAGGGGAACAAGGCCCCGGAAATCAGCCGCATCGTGCAGGTGAAGGACACGCTCAAGCCGGTGGTGACGGTGAATGGTCCGCTCACCCAGAAGTTCGAGTGCGGCAGCGGCGAGTTCAATGACGAGGGCGCCACGGCCAACGATGCGTGTGCTGGTGCGCTGGCGACGGATCAGAACGCCGTCGTGAATCCGAACCAACCGGGCGCGGTGACCATCACCTACAGCGCCACGGACCCGTCCGGGAACACGGGCGTGTCGGCCACGGGCCGGACCGTCACGGTGGAGGACACCCTGCCGCCGACGCTGACGCTGGCGCCGGGCCCCCAGGGCCTGGAGTGCGGCGATGCGTACACGGACCCGGGCGCCACGGCCAACGACCAGTGCGCGGGCAACCTGACTGCTTCCATCCAGAAGACCGGTTCCATCAACAACAAGCAGCTCGGCGCGCAGAAGCTCACCTACAAGGTGTCGGATGCGAGCGGCCACAGCATCACGGCCGACCGCACGGTCACCGTCAGCGACTCGCTCAAGCCGGTCGTGACGGTGACGGGCGAGCTGAACGCGAAGATCGAGTGCGGCAGCGGTCCGTTCAACGACCCGGGAGCTACCGCCAATGACGCCTGCGAGGGCGTGCTGCCCGCGGTGCCGAACGAGACGGTGGATCCGAGCGTGCCGGGAGCGGTGACGGTCAGCTACAAGGCCACCGACTCCTCGGGCAACGTGGGCGTGTCGGCCACGGGCCGCACCGTCACGGTGGAGGACACCCTGGCGCCGACGCTGGCCCTGAAGCCGGGCGCGTCGACCCTGGAGTGCGGCAATCCGTACGCCGACCCGGGCGCCACGGCCAACGACCAGTGCTACGGCGACCTGACGGGCGCCATCCAGAAGACGGGCAGCATCAACCCCAAGCAGCTGGGCGACCAGTCCCTCACGTACACCGTGCAGGATCCGGGCGGCCGCACCGCGGGCCCTGTCACCCGCACGGTGAAGGTGAATGACACCCTGGCCCCGGCCCTCACGGTCCAGGGTCCTGCCAACCAGACGTTCGAGTGCGGCTCCGCCTACGTGGATCCGGGCGCCACGGCCAACGACGCGTGCGAGGATGACCTGACGGGTGAGATTGTCTCCACGCGCACGCCGGTGCCGGGGCAGCCGGGCGCCTTCACCATCAGCTACAGCGTGAAGGACTCCTCGGGCAACGAGGCCTCCGCGCCCGCGGCCCGCACGGTGAAGTCCGATGACAACACGCCGCCGGTGCTGGCGCTCCAGGGCCCTGCCGTTCAGGCCCTTGAGTGCGCCACGCCGTACGCGGACCCCGGCGCCATCGCCAGCGACGTCTGCACCGATGACATCAACGACCGCATCACCGTGACGGGCACCGTCAATCCGAACGTGCCCAACAGCTACACGGTCACCTACAACGTGACGGACATCGCGGGCCTGAGCGCGCCGGCTGTCACCCGCCAGGTGAACGTCTCCGACACCCAGAAGCCGGTGGTGACGGTGACGGGCCCGGGCGCTGTGAACATCGAGTGCGGCGGCGACGGGTTCAACGATCCGGGTGCCACGGCGAACGACGCGTGCGCCGGTGTGCTGCCTGCGGTGCCGAGCACGGTGGTGAACCCCAACCAGCCGGGCGCGGTGACGGTCACCTACAGCGCCACGGACCCCTCGGGCAACACGGGCACCTCGGCCACGGGCCGCACGGTCAACGTGCAGGATACCCTGCCGCCGACCCTGGCCCTGAAGCCGGGCGCTTCGACCCTGGAGTGCGCCAGTCCGTACGTGGATCCAGGCGCCACGGCCAACGACCAGTGCGCGGGTGACCTGAGCAATGCCATCGTCACCACGGGCACGGTGAACAACAAGCAGCTGGGCAGCCACGTGCTGGGCTACAGCGTGACGGACCCTTCGGGCCGCACCGCCTCCGCCAGCCGCACCGTGGACGTGTCCGACACCCTGGCACCGGTCATCAACGTCACGGGTCCGCTGGAGACCACCTTCGAGTGCGGTTCGCCCTACGTGGACCAGGGCGCGACGGCCGAGGACGCCTGTGCCGGCGCCGTGCCGGTCACCTCCAACCAGGTGGGGGACACCAGCTCGCCGGGCTCCTTCATCATCAGCTACAGCGCGCAGGACCCTTCGGGCAACAGCGTCACCGCACCGGTGACGCGCAAGGTGACCGTGAACGACAACGAGCCGCCCACGCTGGCTCTGCGCGGCGCGGCCACGGAAGCGCTTGAGTGCGGCAACCCCTACGCGGACCCCGGCGCCGTCGCCAGCGACGTGTGCTTCGGCGATGTAACGAACCGCATCACCGTGGAGGGCACCATCAACAACAAGCTGCTCGCCGCGCAGACGCTCACCTACAAGGTGACGGACCCGGCCGGGCAGAGCGCGCCGCCGGTGACCCGCACGGTGAACGTGGGTGACTCGCTCGCCCCGGTCATCACGGTGACGGGCCCGCTGGCCGCCACCATCGAGTGCGGCGGAGGCTCGTTCAACGATCCGGGCGCCACGGCCGACGACAAGTGCATCGGGCCGGTTCCCGCAGTGCCAACCGCCGTCGTGAACCCGGGCGCCGAGGGCACCTACAGCATCAAGTACATGGCACAGGACACCTCAGGGAACTCGGCAATCTCGGATGCCAGCCGCATCGTGACGGTGGCCGACACCCTGCCGCCCACGCTGGCGCTCAACGGGCCTGCCGCGGTGGGCCTGGAGTGCGCTACGCCGTTCGCCGACCCCGGCGCCACGGCCAACGACCAGTGCGCGGGGGATGTGAGCAACCGCATCCAGACCTCGGGCACCATCGACAACAAGCAGCTCACGGCGCAGACGATCACCTACTCCGTGACAGACCTGGGCGGCCGTGCCGCCGCGCCGGTCAGCCGCACGGTGACGGTGTCCGACACGCTGGCGCCTACCCTGGCCCTCAACGGGGGGGCCACCGAGACGTTCGAGTGTGGCGCGGACTACGTGGACCCGGGCGCGACGGCCAACGACCTGTGCGCGGGTCAGGTGTCCGACCGCGTGGTGCCGGTGCGCACCCAGGTGCCGGGGGGCTTCACCATCACCTACAGTGTGACGGATCCGTCGGGCAACAGCGCCGCCGCGCCGGTGACTCGCACGGTGAAGTCGGCCGATAACACCCCGCCGGTGCTCGCCCTCAACGGGCCTACCAACCTGGCGCTGGAGTGCGGCAATCCATTCACGGACCCGGGCGCCGTTGCCGAGGACGTGTGCGACGACAACCTGAACATCACGGTGACGGGCACGGTGAACCCCGCGGTGCCCGCCGACTACACGCTGACCTACAACGTGACGGACTCGGCGGCCAACGCGGCCACGCCGGTGACCCGCACGGTGTCGGTGCAGGACACCCAGGCGCCGACGCTGGCGCTCAATGGGCCTGCCACGGTGGGTCTGGAGTGCGCCACGCCGTTCAACGACCCTGGCGCCACGGCCAACGACCTGTGCGCGGGCGACCTGTCGGACACGGTGGTGCGCACCGGCACGCTCAACGAGGGCGCGGTGGGCAACTACACGCTGACCTACACCGTGGCGGACTCCGGGGGCCACACGGCCGCGCCGGTTAGCCGCACGGTGGCGGTGAACGACACGCTGAAGCCGGTGGTGACGGTCAATGGGCCTGCCACGCTGGCGGTGGAGTGCGGTGACGACGGGTTCAATGACCCGGGCGCCACGGCCGACGATGCCTGCGCGGGCACGCTGCCCGCGGTGCCGAGCAACACGGTGAACCCGAACGTGCCGGGCGCGGTGACCATCACCTACAGCGCCACGGACCCGTCCGGGAACGTGGGTGTGGGCAACACCGGCCGCACCGTCACGGTGGAGGACACCCTGGCGCCGGAGCTGGCGCTGGTGGGCCCTGCCAACCAGCCGCTGGAGTGCGGTACGCCGTACAACGACCCGGGCGCCACGGCCAACGACCAGTGCGCGGGCGACCTGACGGGCGCCATCCAGGCGACGGGCAACATCAACAACAAGCAGCTGGGCGCTCAGACGGTCACCTACACCGTGCAGGATCCGGGCGGCCGTACCGCCGCGCCGGTCAGCCGCACGGTGACGGTGGGCGACACGCTGGTCCCGGCCATCACGGTCAACGGTCCGCTCGACCAGGCGTTTGAGTGCGGTTCCACCTACGTGGATCCGGGCGCTACGGCGAACGACCTGTGCGCCGATGACCTGACGGCGAACATCGTCGCCACGCGCACGCCCATCGCGGGCCAGCCGGGCTCCTTCACCATCAGCTACAGCGTGACGGATCCGTCGGGCAACACGGCTACCTCCGCCAACAGCCGCACAGTGCGCGTGGAGGACAACACGCCGCCGATGCTCGCGCTGACCGGCCCTGCCACCCAGGCGCTGGAGTGCGGCTCTCCGTACGTGGATCCCGGCGCCACGGCGCTGGACGCCTGCGTGGGCGACCTGACAGGCGCTATCACCCGCTCGGGCGAGGTCAACCCGAACGTGCCCAACACCTACACGGTCATCTACAACGTGTCGGATCCGTCCGGGCAGAGCGCACCGCCGGTCTCCCGCCAGGTCAACGTCTCCGACACCCTGCCGCCGGTGCTGGCGCTCAACGGTCCAGCCACCCTCGGGCTGGAATGCGCCACCCCCTTCATCGATCCGGGCGCTACCGCCAACGACCAGTGCGTGGGCAACCTGAACGATGCCATCGTCACCACGGGCACGGTGAACACCATGCAGTTGGGTAATCACGTGCTGGGCTACAGCGTGACGGACCCCTCGGGCCTGACCGCCTCCGCCACCCGCACGGTGGGCGTGTCCGATACCCAGGCGCCCGTCATCACGCTCAAGGGCCCGCTCTCCGACACGTACGAGTGCGGGGGCCAGTACATCGACCCGGGCGCCACCGCCGCCGATGCCTGCGCTGGAGACCTGACCGGCCACATCGTCGCCACCCGCTCTCCCGTCCCCGGTCAGCCCGGCTCCTTCACCATCACCTACAGCGTCCAGGACCCCTCCGGTAACAAGGCCGTGGCCCCTGTCACCCGCATCGTTCGGGAGGGCGGCATCCAGGTCCGCCTCAGCGACTTCAACGTCTTCCTCTTCGAGGACTACACCCTGGGCTCCGATGTCGAGGGCCGCGTGGCCGCGGGCGGCAACATCTCCATGAAGCATTTCTCCGTGGGCTGGGAGCTGCCCTCCTCCGACACCGCCCCGGTGCTCGTGGCAGGCGGCAACCTCTCCCTCACCCAGGGCGGCGTCTGGGGCGATGCCGCTTACGGCGGCACCTACTCCGCCTCCAACGTCACCTATGTCCGCGGCGCTCCCTCCAAGAGCACTCCCGTGGACTTCCCCACCCGCTCTGCCGAGGTGCGCAAGCTCTCCACCCAGCTGGACTCCCTGCCCACCAATGGCCTCACCCGCCGCGAGACCTGGGGCGGACTCATGCTCACCGGCTCCTCTCAGGACGTGAACGTCTTCAGCGTCAACGCCAGCGACCTGTCCTCCACCGTGCTGCTGTCCATTGATGCGCCCTCGGGCTCCCTGGCGGTGCTCAACATCCACGGCACCTCCGCCAAGCTCGCAGGCGGCCATGTCTTCAGCGGTGGCATCGACCAGCAGGGTGTCCTCTTCAACTTCGTGGACGCCACCTCCATCAACGCCCAAGGCTACGGCTTGTGGGGCACCCTGCTGGCCCCCAATGCCCACGTGAACTTCACCAATGGCAGCTTCGATGGCGGCATCTACGCCAAGTCGCTGTCGGGCAATGCCGAGGGGCACCTCAACCCCCTTCGTGAGCGCGTCATCTGCAACGGCCCCTCCTTCATCGCTCAGCTCGGCCGTCAGTAG